The Trichocoleus desertorum ATA4-8-CV12 genome window below encodes:
- a CDS encoding DUF3386 domain-containing protein, with protein sequence MTVAQVSAPELFRAAYENRYTWDKSFPGYTADVTLKHDGQVFTGKVQVSASFKPEVEGIENEDAKQAIHGQLFEIAIHRVRRTFEETHGKNSFSFGDTDETGAVEILMGGKAEGDRYKVRDNEVCLVHRHIHGVVVTINTFSSHDTGEGYLSHRYDSVYHDPQTGEQKGGKSLFEDEYEKVGDFSILNRRAISTETNGQTSTQEFLFSNIQLLEPTAA encoded by the coding sequence ATGACAGTTGCACAAGTATCCGCTCCAGAGCTTTTTAGAGCCGCTTACGAAAACCGCTATACCTGGGACAAAAGCTTCCCTGGCTATACCGCTGATGTCACCTTGAAGCACGACGGTCAGGTGTTTACTGGCAAAGTGCAAGTCAGCGCTAGCTTTAAGCCCGAAGTCGAGGGGATCGAGAACGAAGACGCAAAGCAAGCGATTCACGGTCAACTATTTGAGATTGCCATTCACCGAGTTCGTCGCACCTTTGAAGAAACCCACGGCAAAAATAGCTTCTCTTTTGGTGATACCGATGAGACGGGTGCTGTGGAAATCTTGATGGGGGGCAAGGCAGAAGGCGATCGCTACAAGGTCCGGGATAACGAGGTGTGCTTGGTCCACCGTCACATTCACGGCGTTGTGGTCACCATCAACACGTTCAGCAGCCACGACACGGGTGAGGGCTACCTATCTCACCGCTATGACTCGGTTTACCACGACCCCCAAACAGGGGAGCAAAAAGGCGGCAAGAGCTTATTTGAAGATGAATACGAGAAGGTGGGCGACTTCTCCATCCTGAACCGTCGGGCGATTTCCACCGAAACCAATGGTCAAACTTCCACACAGGAGTTCCTGTTCTCGAATATTCAATTGTTAGAGCCAACGGCTGCTTAA
- a CDS encoding ABC transporter substrate-binding protein gives MRRTVVLGLIASVLSLAIAGCNSSNQRIVVGSKNFTEQVILGELLAQEIEAKTNLEVDRRLNLGGTFVCHQGIVAGELDVYPEYTGTAYTAILKKAPISDPQAVYQQVQQAYAQQFQLEWTEPLGFNNTFAIVIRGDEARKNNLTTLSQAAKYTPQWQAGFGYEFLERADGFPGLAKTYNLKFAKQPKVMDLGLLYRALTDKQVDLVAGNSTDGLIDSLGLVVLQDDKRYFPPYEAAPIVRQETLQKHPELRPIFQGLAGKISETEMRRLNYEVDGKRRDVKQVVEEFRKAKNL, from the coding sequence ATGAGAAGAACAGTGGTCTTGGGTTTAATTGCAAGTGTTTTGAGTTTGGCGATCGCAGGCTGTAACTCTAGCAATCAGCGCATTGTAGTCGGCTCCAAAAACTTTACCGAGCAAGTGATTTTAGGGGAGTTGCTGGCTCAAGAAATTGAAGCTAAGACCAATCTCGAAGTCGATCGCCGTTTGAACCTGGGGGGCACCTTCGTCTGCCATCAAGGAATTGTCGCAGGCGAGCTAGACGTTTATCCGGAATATACAGGCACAGCCTACACCGCAATTCTCAAAAAAGCTCCCATCAGCGATCCCCAAGCGGTCTATCAGCAAGTACAGCAAGCTTATGCTCAGCAGTTTCAGTTGGAATGGACGGAACCACTAGGCTTTAACAATACCTTCGCGATCGTGATTCGAGGTGATGAGGCTCGTAAAAACAATCTCACCACTCTATCTCAAGCCGCGAAATATACTCCACAGTGGCAAGCTGGGTTTGGCTACGAATTTCTAGAACGCGCCGACGGTTTTCCTGGTTTAGCCAAAACTTACAATCTCAAGTTTGCCAAACAGCCTAAAGTAATGGATCTAGGCTTGTTGTATCGCGCTCTCACCGACAAACAAGTTGATCTGGTCGCCGGAAACTCTACAGATGGCCTCATAGATTCCTTGGGTTTGGTGGTGCTACAAGACGATAAGCGATATTTCCCACCCTACGAAGCTGCTCCCATCGTTCGCCAGGAAACCTTACAAAAACACCCCGAACTGCGTCCAATCTTTCAGGGGCTTGCAGGCAAAATCTCCGAAACTGAAATGCGTCGCCTCAACTACGAAGTGGATGGCAAGCGCCGCGATGTAAAGCAAGTGGTAGAAGAATTCCGCAAGGCCAAAAACTTGTAA